GGCAAACGCGGCGTTTTTCCTATCGCTTGCGGTTCTCGGGATTCTTGTGTTCGCAGCCTGGCGTATGCGCGAACGCATGGCCCATATGAGTTTTGGCGTTTCTTGGTATTTCATCACGTTACTTCCGACGTCGAGCTTCTTGCCTCTGAACATTCCCGTGAACGAGCACCGAGCCTATCTTCCGGCGGTAGGGTTTGCAGCGGCCGTAGCGTTCTTGTTGGAGCTTGCCCGTGGCATGTCGGTACCTATCCAGAGTAAGTCGGTAGAGGCGCGCACCCGTCTCCGGCCAGCCCCGACGCTTGGGCGTCTCGGGCAGGCCCTTTCGAAGCTCGCCGTGCCGCTCTTTGTGGTCGTCGTAGGAATCTTTTCCGTCGCGGTCTATGCGCGGAATCAAGTCTGGAAGACGCCCGTCGCTCTCTGGGAGGATGCCGTGAAGAAGTATCCTAACAACGTCCACGCGCACGAAACGCTGGGCCTCGAATACGAGAAGATCGGAGATTTGGAAAAAGCCGAGCAGGAGTTTCTGTTCGCGGTTCGGCACGGCGGGACCGATGAAACGCTGGCAAAGTCCCATAACGGACTGGGCATAATTTACGCAAAGAGAAAAGAGTACGAAAGCGCCATCGAGCACTTTACGCTTTCCGTTGAGCTGACCCCGAGCGCCTGGCATCCGAACCACAATCTGGGCATCGCTTATGTGGCGCAAGGGCACAACGAAAAGGCCCTGAAATACCTTCAGAAAGCCGTGGAGCTGAACCCGCATGATGAGCAGCCTTACCGTTATCTTGCGAAAGTCTACCTTGCCCTCGGCAAGATCGACGAGGCAGGAGGCGTCCTTCAGGAAATGAAGAAGCTCGGCTTTAGTGTCCCGGAAGATTTGCGAGAACGTCTCGAAACCGCTATGGAAAATCCATGAGGCTTCTCGACACGCGTAGAAACCGTTCCTAAAATGGATAGTTGACATTCCTTGAATAAGTAGCTATCGCTCATGGGCAAGAAGAGTCGAAGGAAAAAATCTCGCACAGCCCCGAAAGCCCCCGGTGCGGCGCCGAGGCCCGTCGAGAAGGAGGCCCTCGCGGAGGGTAGGGCCATCCCCCTCTGGGTTGCGATTGTCGTCCTGGCCGTCCTGCCTCCCGTTCTTTATTTCAATTCCCTGAATAATGAGTTCCTCTACGACGATTTCCATAGCCTCATAGACAACCCCAACATACGAAAGCTCGAGAACATCCCTTCTTTCTTCGCCAGCGCCCGAACCACCAGCCTCCACTCCGACAAGGGCCACTACCGCCCCGTCCTCTTTTCGACCTATGCGCTCAGCTACGCCCTCGGCGGCTACGATTACAAACCCGAGGTCTTCCGCCTTGCGAACATTATCCTTCACGTCTTGAACGGCCTGCTGGTCTTTGCGGTGTTGCGATCCCTCCTCCGAAGTCCCGCTTCGAGCGTGACGGGGGACGGGCGGGTGTCCGGAAACACGGCGGCGGCGTTCTTTGCGGCGCTTTTGTTTGCCGTTCATCCTCTGAACACGGAGAGCGTCAACTACATCAGCTGCCGCTCGAGCGTGCTGGCGACGACGTTTTACCTGGCCGGCGTGTGGCTGTTCGTGGGCTATGCGGGCAGCGCCTTGATGCGGCGCCGGATGGCTCTCTACGCGGGCTCGCTTCTTTGTTTTGCGTTGGGGCTGCTGTCGAAGGAGATCGTGGTGACGCTGCCGGTGATGTTGGTTCTGTTGGACGTGCTGGCGCTTCCCGGCGAAATCGGTGTCCCGATTTCACGTTGGGGCAAGCCCTGGGATACGGTGAAGGCGCTCGTTCGTCGGCACGCGGCGTTTTTTGTCGTGACAGCGTTGTACGGGGGGCTGCTGGTGGGCAAGATGCTGGTGCCGAGTTACGAGAAGCGGGACGTGCTTTCGAATCTGATTATCCAGACGAAGGCGATGGCTTTTTACTTGCGGCTTCTGGTGTTTCCGTGGGGCCTGAGCATCTCCCACGGCTTTGATACTGAGGGCCTGCTGAATCTAACCTTCAGCGTTTCGCTGCTTGTCATCGGCGCCGGCTTGTTCCTGTCTTGGAAGCTGTGCAGGCGCTACGGCCTTCTGAGTTTCGCTGTTTTGTGGTATTTCATCACCCTGCTTCCGACCTCAAGCGTTATCGCCCTGAGGGTTCCCGTCAACGAGCACCGAGTCTATCTTCCCGGAATAGGCTTTGCCGTGGCGGTGGGCTTTCTGGTGGATTACGCTGGCCGACGGGCCCGGACGGGGCGGCGCCTTGCGCCCCCTCTATCCAGGCTAATCGTGCCCGCCTTCCTTGCGGTCACGGTCGTTTTTTCGATATCGGTCATGGTGCGGAACCAGACTTGGAAAACTTCCAAGAGGGTGTGGGAGGACGCGGCCAAGAAGTACCCGCGAAACAGCCTTCCGCATGAGGCCTTGGCCAATATTTACGAAAGGCAAGGGTACTTGGAAAAATCCAAAAGGGAGCGCCAGCTGGCCCTCCGGTACGCGGGAAAAGAAGGTGTGCCCGTATCCCTCAGCAATGTAGCAGCGTTCCACGACGCAAGCGACTACCGGAACGTCGTGAAGGCCTACGAGGAGCGCTTGCGGATCGAGGAAAAGGCGGGAAATCGTGCCGCCATGGCTGAAGCGTTCATGAACATCGGGATTGCCCACGGTAACTTGGGCGACTTCACGAAAGCGCTGGAGTATTTGGAAAAAAGCCTCGAAATCGAGCAGGAACTGGGCGGCGGTGGATTGTCGCGTTTGTACAACAATATGGGAACGGCTCACGGCCAGCTGGGCGACTCGGCGAAGGCCCTGCAGTATTTTGAGAAAGCGGTGGAGTTGGAGCCGAAGACGGCGGAAGTGTACATCAACCTGGCCCGTGCGTATCTGAGCGAATCGAGGCCCCACGAGGCAAAGATTGTGTGTGAGAAAATGAAAAAGCTCGGCCTTAATGTTCCGGAGGATTTGCGGAAGCGCCTCGAAGCCGCCGCGAACAATCCGTGAGGCTTCATGGCGGGTGGTAGCCGTATTTTTCCTTCTCTTTCTTGATTTTCCTTCTCCGATTGACTCTTGCGCGGTTTGCAGGGGACAGCGAATTTAAGGTAAAACATGGGGGAAGGATTCTACCGTCATGACGTGCCCATCCTGCCATCAAGAAAACGCCGAAGGCCTCAAATTCTGCGGCCACTGCGGCACGCGCCTCTCCCGCACCACGGCCTGCTCCAAGTGCGGTTTCGACAATCCAGACTTTCACAAGTTCTGCGGCGAGTGCGGCACGCCCCTTTCGCCGGCGGCTGCCCCGGCGCCTGCGCCGCCACCCGCTCCCGCACCTGCCGCCGCGACTCCCCCGCAACCGAGCGAGGAACCGGTCACCCCCACCTCCCTCGCCGCTTCCCGAATGACGGGAGAGCGGCGGCAGGTGGCCGTCCTTTTTGCGGATGTCGTCGGATTTACGGCCATGAGCGAGAGCATGGACCCGGAGAACGTGACCGACATCATGAACCGCTGCTTCGAGCGCCTCGAAAAGGACATCAAGCGCTACGACGGCACGATTGACAAGTACATGGGCGACTGCGTGCTCGCGGTGTTCGGCGCGCCCATCTCCCACGAAAACGACGTGGAGCTTGGGCTCCGCGCCGCACTCCAGATGCGCGACTCGCTCGAGGTTCTGAATAAAGGCCTTGAGGTCAAGTTGAACCTTTCGCTTGGCATCACGGCCGGCGAGGTCATCGCGGGCCAGGTGGGCGGCAAGGAAAGCAAGTCCTACACCGTGATGGGGGATACGGTCAACGTGGCGCAGCGCCTCCAAGGCGCGGCCGCCCCGGGGGAGATCCTGGTGTCAGCGGCCGCGCAGCGCCTCACGCGCCACCTCTTTGAGTTCGAGCAGCGCGAGCCCGTGCGCGTCAAGGGCAAGGCCGAGCCGGTGCCCGCCTACGCGCTGCAGGCCGTGCAGACGACCGTGCTGACGGAGAGCACTCTCCCTCCCCTCATCGGGCGCACGCGCGAGTGGAACACCCTGCGCGGCTGGACCGAAGAGGTCATCGAGACGCGCAAAGGCAAACTGGTGTCCATTGTGGGTGAAGCGGGCATCGGGAAGTCTCGCCTCAAATACGAGCTGAAGCAGTGGCTGCGCGAAAAAAACATTCCCCTCCCCGAAGGCCGCGCGGAGCGCAGGGGCGAAGCCCGCAGCTACGCCCCGTTCGTGGACATGCTCCGGCAAATTTTTTCCATCCAGCCCGAGGACAGCAAGGCCACCACCAAGGAGTGCCTCGAGAAGGAGGGCGCCGCGATGGGGCTTCATTCCGTCGAGATTCAATCGATCGGGGAGCTCCTTGCAGTCGAATTCGAAGAGGCGACGTTCAGCCACCTCGACGCCAAGGGGCGCAAGACGACGACGTTTCTCGCCGTGCGCAAAATCGTAAACCATCTCGCCGCGCAGGGGCCGCACGTGTTTATTTTCGAGGACCTGCAATCCCTTGACAAGCTGTCGTTCGATCTTCTGGAGTTCCTGCTGCCCCTGGTCGAAACGCAACCCATCCTCGTTGTATGCCTTTATCGTCCCACGTTCACGCACACGTGGGGCCGTTACGAATTTTACCAGCGCATATATCTGAAGGAGCTTTCGCCCGCGGACACCGACGCCCTGGTCGAGCACCACGCCAAGGCGAAAATCCACGCCGAGATCAAGGCCATGATACGCGAGAAGACGCAGGGCAATCCCCTCTACGTCGAAGAGGTGGTGCGCACGCTCCGGGAGGAAATTCCCGATTTCGCGGAAAGCTCTCCCGAAAAACTCAAGCGCCTCATCACACAGCGCGTGCCGACCTCGGTGCAGGGCATTGTCGCCGCGCGCATGGACCGCCTCTCGCCGGACGTGAAGTTTGCGCTGCAGGCGGCTTCGGTGATCGGGCGGGAGTTTTCGCACAAACTCCTCCTGCGGCTTCTTCCGGTGCAGGACGCGCTCGAGGACTGGCTGGCCATCCTGGCCGAGCGCGGCTTCATCTACGAGCGCCCCGGAGCCAAGGAGCGCGAGTTCGTCTTCAAACACACCTTCGTCCAGGACGTGGCCTACCGGATGCTTCTTCAGAAGCACCGGGCGGAACTCCACAGTGCCATCGCCGAGTCCATCGAAGACCTTTACAAGGAGCAGCTCGAGGAATATTACGAGCGGCTCGCCCACCATTGCCAGGAAGGCGGGCAGCCCCTCAACGCGGCCGCCTACTGGCTCAAGTCCGGCGACCGCTCGCGGGGGCTCTACGATAACGAGCGTGCCACCACTCACTACAACCGCGCACTGGCGCTCCTCGAGAAAGCGGAGTCGAAAGGAGACGCGTCGTGGACCAAGCGGTGCGCCCAAGCCCTGCTGGGGCGCGGGCTTTCCCATCAGCTGCTCGGGCACTACGATGACGCCGCGCGGGACTACGAAAAGGCCGGCGCCCTGGCGCGCGAAGTAGGCGACTCGACCCTGCTCGTTGACGTGCTCGACCGCCACGCCGAGGCGCACCATTTCATGGGAGCTTTCAACCAGGCCATCGTCCTCGGGCAGCAGGGGCTGGAGGAGGCAAGGCGAACGGACTACAAGCTCGGCATCGCCCGATGCCTCCGGGTCATCGGCATCGCCTATCACGGCCTGGGCGACGCCGAGAAGTCGCAGCAGTACCAGCAGGAAGCACGCACCATCTTTGAGGACTCGGGCAACAAGTACGAACTCGCGAGCGTGCTCAGCAACCTGGGCGTGCTGTTCACCGACCGGGGCGAGTACCTTGAGGCGCTCGCCTATTTGACGGAGTCGTTGCACATCCTCGACGAGCTTCAGGACAAGCTGGGACTCGCCTCGTGCTACAACAACATCGCGAGTCTGCACCGGTTCCTGGAAAATTTCGAGGACGCCGTTCAGAACTTCGAAGAGTCCCATGCCCTGAGCCTTGAGACCGGCTCCGCTTACGGCATCGCCCGCAACCTCATCGACATGGGGGAGCTGTACCTCGCCATGGGGGAGAAGGAGCAGGCCGAGCATGCGCTTGCCGAGGCGCTTCGCATGGCGCGCGAAGACAACCTCAAGCCGCTCGTGGCCGACGCCATGGTGCTTCACGGCGTCGTGCGCGCCCAAGCGGGCGAGCGCAACGCCGTGACCGACATCTTGGAGGGCATCCACCTCGCCGAGACCCTGATGAAGCCCAACACCACGCTCTGGGCCAAATACTACCTGGGCGAGCTCTACCGCGAGTGGGGAGACACGGAGAAGGCAAGCCGCCTCCTGGCGGAAGCCGCCGAGCTGGCGCAGAAGATCCACATGCTTCACTACGAGAACAAAAGTCGCGAGGCGCTCGCGGCCATGGGGGCGGCTAAGGCGACGTCCTATGCGGCGCCGTCCGCCGGGCAGGAGTAGGCTCATGGAACCGCCGACCGCCACTCCCCGATAATGCCGGGGCAAGGGTGTTTGATTAAAGTCTGGGATCGGCTCTTCTTCATTACCGCCCGTCAGAAAAAACCATGAGCTATCTCCTTGAGGAGATTCGTCGGGAATTTCCCCTTACGAAAGAGTGCACCTACCTTAACGCGGCGAGCGAAGCCCCGGCGCCCCTTGGGGCTCTGCGCGTGATGCTGGAAATTTTGGAGCGGCGGAAGAACCCGTCCCGCTTCAAGGTCGCGGAATATTTCGACGTTCCCCGGCGGGCGCGCGAGGCGGCGGCGCGCCTCTTGGGAGTTTCTTCGGAGACCGTTTCCCTGACGTCGTGCACGGGCTACGGCATCAACATGGCCGCGCAGGGCGTAGCGCTTAGGCCCGGCGACGAGATCCTGCTGGTCGAGGGGCAATTCCCCGCGAACGTCTATCCCTGGCTTCATGCGGCGCGTGCAGCGGCGGCGACGGTGCGATTCGTCCCCGCTCCAAGCGATGTGCTGAGCGCCGGCGCCTTCGAGCAGGCCGTGACGCCGCGCACGCGGGTGCTCGCCTTCGACTGGGTGCAGTTCTCGACGGGCGTCCGCGCCGACACCGAAGGCATCATCGCCATGGCTCGAAGGCACAGCGTCTTTACCGTCGTGGACGCGGCGCAGGGCCTGGGCGCTCTTGAGTGGCGGGGGCCCCTGCCGGACGTCCTGGCCGCTCCGGGACACAAGTGGCTTCTCTCGCCCATGGGCACGGGAGTGCTCTACGTGTCCGACGAGGCGCGAAAACACCTGCGCCCACCCCTCGCGGGGTGGAGGGCGTTTCTGAAGGAGGATTCGTTCGACGACCTGACGCGCTACGATTACGCGCCGCCTTTTGATGGACGCGCCTTCGAGGTCGGCTCGCCGCCCCTCGATCATTTCGCGGCCTTTGCCTCATCGCTCGAATACCTCCGGTCCGTAGGCATCCCCGCCATAGAGGCCCATATCAAGCAAATCGTGAAGCCCATTCTTGAGCGGCTCCGTGAGGCCGGCTTCAAGGTGTGCGGCGCGGAGGATGTTGAAGAACGCTCGGCCATCGTATCGTTCGAGCGGCCGGGGGAAGACCTCAAACCGCTCTACCGCCGCCTTCTCGGGGCGGGCGTCGTCTGCGCCTTTCGCGAGGGACGCATTCGCCTGGCGCCGCACCTCTACAACGGCGAGGACGACTTGGCGCGCACGATGGAGGTCTTGTTTGGCGCGGCCGGCAGTTGACGTATGTCTCACCGCTACGTATAATGCCGACGGGCGCTTATAAGGGAATCCATAACCGAGAAGCCTATGTCAGCATTCGTAGAAAAAGGGAAAATCTGGTTCAACGGGAAGTTCGTGGACTGGAAGGACGCGAAAATCCACGTCCTTTCCCATGCGCTGCACTACGCCTCCTCCATGTTCGAAGGCGCCCGCTGCTACAACACGGCCAAGGGCCCAGCGGCCTTCCGCCTCGACGCCCACATCCGCCGCCTTTTCGACTCGTGCAAGATTTACCGCATGCCCGTTCCCTATTCCGAGGAGGAATTCTCGCAGGCCGTCCTCGAAACCATCCGCGTCAACGAGCTCAAGGAGTGCTACATTCGTCCCATCATTTTCCGGGGCTACCACAGCCTCGGCGTCAATCCTTTTCCGTGTCCCGTCGAGTGCGTCATCGCCGTGTGGGAATGGGGCGCCTATCTGGGGCAGGAGGCGCTCGAGAAGGGGGTCGACGTGATGGTTTCCTCTTGGAACCGCATGGCCCCGAACACATTCCCGGCCATGGCCAAATGCAGCGCGAATTATATCAACTCGCAGCTCATCAAAATCGAGTCGATGGAGAACGGCTTCGCCGAGGGCATCGCGCTCGATCCGGACGGCTGCGTGAGCGAGGGAAGCGGCGAAAACATTTTCGCGGTGAAGGACCGGAAGATCTTCACCCCGCCCCTGTCGTCCTCCATCCTGCCGGGCATCACGCGCGATACGGTCATCACGCTTGCCCGGGACCTCGGCTACGAGGTGCAGACCATGCGCATACCGCGCGAGATGCTCTACATCGCCGACGAAGTCTTCTTCACGGGAACGGCCACCGAGATTGCCCCCATCCGCTCGATTGACCGAATTCCCATCGGCTCGAACGGCCGCGGCCCCGTCACCGAGCACCTTCAGAAGGAGTTTTTTGGAATCCTGCGCGGGGAACGCCCCGACCGGCACAAATGGCTTGCGTACGTGTACGCGTAGCATGGACGTTTTTTTCGCTTGCAGGCATGAGGGCCCAAAGAAGGATTTGATAACCCGCGGGCCGCAGTGTATCATGGTACCTCGAAAGGGAGATAGAACCGATGCAGATTAACGAAATCATCAAGACCGCCGTCGAACGGGGCGCCTCGGACCTTCACCTGAAGGTCGGCAGCCATCCCATCATTCGCATCAACGGGAAACTCTCCCCGATGGCCGACATGAAGCGCCTCATGCAGGAGAACACCATCGCGATGGCGTTCTCCGTCATGAACTCGAAGCAGAAGCAGAAGTTCAAGAAGAATCACGAGATTGACATCGCCTACAGCGTTCCCGGGGTCGGCCGCTTTCGCTGCAACATCTTCCAGCAGCGCGGCACCATCGGGCTCGTGCTGCGCGTCATCCCCGTGAAAATCCTGAGCTTCCGCGAGCTGCTGCTTCCTCCGGTGCTCGCCCAAATCTCCGAGGAAACCCGCGGCCTCATCCTCTGCACGGGGACGACGGGATCGGGCAAGTCCACGACGCTCGCAGCCATGATCGACTACGTCAATTCGACGCGCGTCGAGCACATCATCACCATCGAGGACCCCATCGAATTCCTGCACCGCGACAAGAAGAGCATCATTAACCAGCGGGAGGTGGAGGTCGACACGAAGAGCTTTTCGGGCGCCCTGCGCTCCGCGCTGCGCCAGGACCCGGACGTGATTCTCGTGGGCGAGATGCGCGATTACGAAACCATAGAAACGGCCCTCACCGCGGCCGAGACGGGCCACCTCGTGCTTTCGACGCTCCACACGGTCGACGCCACGGAAACCATCAACCGCATCATCTCGGTCTTCCCGCCGCACCAGCAGAAGCAAATACGGCTCCAGCTCGCCGGCATCATCAAGTCCATCATCTCGCTGCGCCTGCTTCCCAAAGCCGACGGCGCCGGCCGCGTGCCCGCCGTCGAGGTCATGCGCTCCACGGCCTACATGCGCGACTGCATCATCACGCCGGAAAAAACCAACATGATACGCGACGCCATCGCGGCCGGCGTTTCCCAGTACAGCATGCAGACCTTCGACCAGTCGCTCTTCCGCCTGTACTCCGATAACCTCATCACCCTCGACACGGCGATGCGCTACGCGTCGAACGCCGACGAGTTCAAGCTCAAGATCCAGGGCATCGAGTCGTCGGCCGACAAGGCGCGGGAGGAAATGGAAAAGGAGATGAAGACGGGGACTCAGGAAGAGGACGTGTTCGGCGATGACTCGCCCTTCCAGTTCTCGAAGCTTTGACGGCGCTCCGCGTCTCCAAGGGCAACCGCGGTAAAACACAAACGCCCGGCCCCGCGCGTCTGGACGCGTCCCCACAAGCCCAGGCGAGGAACTACGTTCTCCGCGCTCTCGCGCGAAGGGACCATCCCCGCGCGGCGCTCGCTCGAAAATTGCGCGAGAGGGGCTTTCCGAAAGCCGTCGTCCGTCGCGTGCTGGACGAATGCGTTCGGCAGAAGCTGCTCGACGACCGGCGCTTCGCCGCACGCTACGTCCACACGGCGCTCACGCTCCGGGGGTACGCCCCGGCGCGCATTCGCCGGGAGCTTCTCCGGAAGGGAATCTCCAACCCCATTGCTTCCCAGGCCCTTGAGGGCATAGACGAGGAGGCGGAGGCGGAAGCACTCCGGCGGGCCGTCGAGCGTCGCGTCCGTACCCTGGCCCCTCCCCGCACGCCGGAGGCGCGCCGCCGGTGGATAGCGTACCTGCGGCGCATGGGATTCCGCCCCTTGCGCATCCGCGAAGCGCTCGACTCCCTCGAAAAGTGAGAGGCCGACGAGACTTGCCGCTCCCGGGGTGCTCGAAAAAAATCCTTATCTCTTGAGGCATTGCTTTCCAATCCTATTTTTCCATGCCGGGATCGGGGAGAGGGGGCACAATTTGCGCTTTTTCTCAGGGCTGGTATCATGGTAAAAATGAGACACTCGATAATACCTAAAGGTATCATGGGTGGAGTTGTTGGACTGATTGTTGCGAACGTTGCCTACGCCGATCCCGGGCCCCGGATCGCGGACCTTACGATGCGCGAGCAGGGCGGCGGCGTCGAGGTGTCGTTCCATGTCCTCAACGCCTTCACGGACGAGGTGCGGAAAAGGATCGAAAGCGGTATTCCCGTTTCCTTCACGCACCACATCCAGGCCATAAATCCGCGATGGTGGTGGTGGAATCGCAAGGTGGTCGCGCGGGCGGTCGTGACGACGGTGCGCTTCGACCCGCTCACGCACCAGTACCATCTCACGCGCGAGCAGGACGAACGCACGGTGGACGAATGGTCCACGGACGAATTCCAGGAGGTCACGCTCTGGATGACGCGGCTTGAGAACGTTCAGCTTGAAATTCCGCCCGAGGAGCGCGGCCGCATTACACACATTCGGGTGCGCACGGAGATTCTGGGGCGGCGCCTCCTCCACGTGCTTCCCTGGCCGATCGAAACGCCCTGGGCGCAAATTCGGCTTTCCAAACCATGAGCGCGGAAGAATCCGTCCGGAAAGAAGATCTCGAGGAGCGGCGCCGCCGGCAGAGGCTCGCCTATCGCATAGCAACGCTTGGCATCGCTCTGCTCCTCGCGGTGGCCCTGGTGTTCGGCGGACTGGTGCGCTCGCACCCCGAGTGGTTCGAGGCGCTGTCTTCGGAAGGGATTCTGCTCTACGCCGTCAC
The DNA window shown above is from Acidobacteriota bacterium and carries:
- a CDS encoding tetratricopeptide repeat protein is translated as MGKKSRRKKSRTAPKAPGAAPRPVEKEALAEGRAIPLWVAIVVLAVLPPVLYFNSLNNEFLYDDFHSLIDNPNIRKLENIPSFFASARTTSLHSDKGHYRPVLFSTYALSYALGGYDYKPEVFRLANIILHVLNGLLVFAVLRSLLRSPASSVTGDGRVSGNTAAAFFAALLFAVHPLNTESVNYISCRSSVLATTFYLAGVWLFVGYAGSALMRRRMALYAGSLLCFALGLLSKEIVVTLPVMLVLLDVLALPGEIGVPISRWGKPWDTVKALVRRHAAFFVVTALYGGLLVGKMLVPSYEKRDVLSNLIIQTKAMAFYLRLLVFPWGLSISHGFDTEGLLNLTFSVSLLVIGAGLFLSWKLCRRYGLLSFAVLWYFITLLPTSSVIALRVPVNEHRVYLPGIGFAVAVGFLVDYAGRRARTGRRLAPPLSRLIVPAFLAVTVVFSISVMVRNQTWKTSKRVWEDAAKKYPRNSLPHEALANIYERQGYLEKSKRERQLALRYAGKEGVPVSLSNVAAFHDASDYRNVVKAYEERLRIEEKAGNRAAMAEAFMNIGIAHGNLGDFTKALEYLEKSLEIEQELGGGGLSRLYNNMGTAHGQLGDSAKALQYFEKAVELEPKTAEVYINLARAYLSESRPHEAKIVCEKMKKLGLNVPEDLRKRLEAAANNP
- a CDS encoding tetratricopeptide repeat protein, producing the protein MTCPSCHQENAEGLKFCGHCGTRLSRTTACSKCGFDNPDFHKFCGECGTPLSPAAAPAPAPPPAPAPAAATPPQPSEEPVTPTSLAASRMTGERRQVAVLFADVVGFTAMSESMDPENVTDIMNRCFERLEKDIKRYDGTIDKYMGDCVLAVFGAPISHENDVELGLRAALQMRDSLEVLNKGLEVKLNLSLGITAGEVIAGQVGGKESKSYTVMGDTVNVAQRLQGAAAPGEILVSAAAQRLTRHLFEFEQREPVRVKGKAEPVPAYALQAVQTTVLTESTLPPLIGRTREWNTLRGWTEEVIETRKGKLVSIVGEAGIGKSRLKYELKQWLREKNIPLPEGRAERRGEARSYAPFVDMLRQIFSIQPEDSKATTKECLEKEGAAMGLHSVEIQSIGELLAVEFEEATFSHLDAKGRKTTTFLAVRKIVNHLAAQGPHVFIFEDLQSLDKLSFDLLEFLLPLVETQPILVVCLYRPTFTHTWGRYEFYQRIYLKELSPADTDALVEHHAKAKIHAEIKAMIREKTQGNPLYVEEVVRTLREEIPDFAESSPEKLKRLITQRVPTSVQGIVAARMDRLSPDVKFALQAASVIGREFSHKLLLRLLPVQDALEDWLAILAERGFIYERPGAKEREFVFKHTFVQDVAYRMLLQKHRAELHSAIAESIEDLYKEQLEEYYERLAHHCQEGGQPLNAAAYWLKSGDRSRGLYDNERATTHYNRALALLEKAESKGDASWTKRCAQALLGRGLSHQLLGHYDDAARDYEKAGALAREVGDSTLLVDVLDRHAEAHHFMGAFNQAIVLGQQGLEEARRTDYKLGIARCLRVIGIAYHGLGDAEKSQQYQQEARTIFEDSGNKYELASVLSNLGVLFTDRGEYLEALAYLTESLHILDELQDKLGLASCYNNIASLHRFLENFEDAVQNFEESHALSLETGSAYGIARNLIDMGELYLAMGEKEQAEHALAEALRMAREDNLKPLVADAMVLHGVVRAQAGERNAVTDILEGIHLAETLMKPNTTLWAKYYLGELYREWGDTEKASRLLAEAAELAQKIHMLHYENKSREALAAMGAAKATSYAAPSAGQE
- a CDS encoding aminotransferase class V-fold PLP-dependent enzyme gives rise to the protein MSYLLEEIRREFPLTKECTYLNAASEAPAPLGALRVMLEILERRKNPSRFKVAEYFDVPRRAREAAARLLGVSSETVSLTSCTGYGINMAAQGVALRPGDEILLVEGQFPANVYPWLHAARAAAATVRFVPAPSDVLSAGAFEQAVTPRTRVLAFDWVQFSTGVRADTEGIIAMARRHSVFTVVDAAQGLGALEWRGPLPDVLAAPGHKWLLSPMGTGVLYVSDEARKHLRPPLAGWRAFLKEDSFDDLTRYDYAPPFDGRAFEVGSPPLDHFAAFASSLEYLRSVGIPAIEAHIKQIVKPILERLREAGFKVCGAEDVEERSAIVSFERPGEDLKPLYRRLLGAGVVCAFREGRIRLAPHLYNGEDDLARTMEVLFGAAGS
- a CDS encoding branched-chain amino acid transaminase yields the protein MSAFVEKGKIWFNGKFVDWKDAKIHVLSHALHYASSMFEGARCYNTAKGPAAFRLDAHIRRLFDSCKIYRMPVPYSEEEFSQAVLETIRVNELKECYIRPIIFRGYHSLGVNPFPCPVECVIAVWEWGAYLGQEALEKGVDVMVSSWNRMAPNTFPAMAKCSANYINSQLIKIESMENGFAEGIALDPDGCVSEGSGENIFAVKDRKIFTPPLSSSILPGITRDTVITLARDLGYEVQTMRIPREMLYIADEVFFTGTATEIAPIRSIDRIPIGSNGRGPVTEHLQKEFFGILRGERPDRHKWLAYVYA
- a CDS encoding type IV pilus twitching motility protein PilT; protein product: MQINEIIKTAVERGASDLHLKVGSHPIIRINGKLSPMADMKRLMQENTIAMAFSVMNSKQKQKFKKNHEIDIAYSVPGVGRFRCNIFQQRGTIGLVLRVIPVKILSFRELLLPPVLAQISEETRGLILCTGTTGSGKSTTLAAMIDYVNSTRVEHIITIEDPIEFLHRDKKSIINQREVEVDTKSFSGALRSALRQDPDVILVGEMRDYETIETALTAAETGHLVLSTLHTVDATETINRIISVFPPHQQKQIRLQLAGIIKSIISLRLLPKADGAGRVPAVEVMRSTAYMRDCIITPEKTNMIRDAIAAGVSQYSMQTFDQSLFRLYSDNLITLDTAMRYASNADEFKLKIQGIESSADKAREEMEKEMKTGTQEEDVFGDDSPFQFSKL
- a CDS encoding regulatory protein RecX, with the translated sequence MTALRVSKGNRGKTQTPGPARLDASPQAQARNYVLRALARRDHPRAALARKLRERGFPKAVVRRVLDECVRQKLLDDRRFAARYVHTALTLRGYAPARIRRELLRKGISNPIASQALEGIDEEAEAEALRRAVERRVRTLAPPRTPEARRRWIAYLRRMGFRPLRIREALDSLEK
- a CDS encoding DUF4390 domain-containing protein; translated protein: MGGVVGLIVANVAYADPGPRIADLTMREQGGGVEVSFHVLNAFTDEVRKRIESGIPVSFTHHIQAINPRWWWWNRKVVARAVVTTVRFDPLTHQYHLTREQDERTVDEWSTDEFQEVTLWMTRLENVQLEIPPEERGRITHIRVRTEILGRRLLHVLPWPIETPWAQIRLSKP